The sequence TCCGGGCAAGACCGTAGAGGGGGCCATCGGCGGAATGGTGTTCAGTTTCGTGATGGTGTTCGGTTTCGCCCAGATTTTTGACAACTTTTTGTTTGGCCTGAACGTCTGGGACGCCTTGCTGTTCTCTTTGCTGGTTTCCAGTGCGGCCCAACTTGGTGACCTCGCCGAAAGCCTGCTGAAACGGGCTGTGGCCGTCAAAGACTCGGGAAATTTCTTGCCGGGCCACGGGGGTTTGCTGGACCGCTTGGACAGCCTTTTGTTCTCGGTGCCGGTGGCGTACATGTTTGTGACCATGGTGGTCACCAAGTAGCAGAAGGCTGAAGCAAGAAGGCAAAAGTGTATGCCAGAGCCACAAGTGGCCTTGGCTTTCTGCCTTCTGCGGGCGAGCAGCCCCATCTCACACGCGCAACACACCTGAGTGTGTCACGCTAAAGGCAGAGTGAGCATGCAATCGTTAAGCATTTTGGGTTCAACCGGCTCCATTGGCACACAGTCTCTGGAAGTGGCCCGCAGGCGTGGGTATCAGGTGCAGGGGCTGGCGGCAGGTAAAAATTTGGCCTTGCTGACCGAGCAGGTGCGTGAATTTCGTCCACAGATGGTCAGTGTGGATGAAACGGTCCTTCAGGAAGCCCGAGCCCTTCTTCTTGAGATTCATCCCGAGATTCAGGTGGTCACTGATCCTTGTGAAGTGGCTGCACTGCCTTCTGAAGTCGTGGTGGGCGCGATTCCCGGTCTGGCCGGATTGGCCCCCACAAGGGTGGCTCTGGAACGCGGAGCGGCAGTCGCCCTTGCCAACAAGGAAAGCATGGTGGTGGCCGGTCCCCTGATGTGGGAGCTCGTGCAGCAGTCTGGTGGGCGCATCACCCCGGTGGACAGCGAGCACAGTGCCCTGTACCAGTGCCTTGTTGGAGAGAAGCTCTCTGAGGTCCATGAATTGATCATCACGGCCTCTGGAGGCCCTTTCCGAACCGGGCCAGAGGATCTGTCCACGGTCACCCCTCAAATGGCCTTGAAGCATCCCACATGGGCGATGGGGGCAAAGGTCACCATCGACAGTTCCACCCTGATGAACAAAGGGCTGGAGGTCCTTGAAGCCCACTACCTGTATGGCCTCAGTCTGGACCGTGTGGGTGTGCTGGTGCATCCCCAGAGCGTGATCCATGCACTGGTGCGTTTTCAGGATGGGAACCTCAAGGCGCACCTCGGGCCACCCAACATGGAGCTTCCCATCCAGTACGGTATCGATGGTGCCCCGAACGGAATGCAGTTTGCCGGAGATGTCCACGCAGCGCCCCGTCATCCTGCCCCTTTCACGGATTATCCTCTGGCCCGCACTTTGGAGCTGTTCGAACCAGACCACCAGCGTTTTCCCTGTCTGGGTCTGGCGTATGGTGCAGGTCGTGCAGGAGGGGTTGCCCCTGTGGCCCTCAATGCCGCCGATGAAATCGCCGTCGAAGCTTTCTTGCAAGACCGCATCCGCTACACCGACATTGCCAGAGTGATTGAGCAGGTGCTGCAAGAATGCCCCAGCCATACCTTAAGCTGGGACAGCATTTTTGAAGCCGACCTCTGGGCCCGCACCCGTGCGAAGGAGATTTTATGGGCTTGATCATCTGGTTGCTGGTGATCCAGATTGCTGTGATCATCCACGAGGGGGCCCACTATCTGGTGGCCCGCATGCAGGGGGCCAGAGTGTCTGCCTTTTCGGTGGGCATGGGTCCAGTGCTCTACAGTTTCAAGGCAAAAGGCACCGATTGGCGGCTTTCCGCGTTGCCCATCGGCGGTTACGTGATGATCGATGATCTGGGTCCCGAGTCTCTGGACGGACAACAGAAAGCACGGCTCACACCCCTCGGGAAAATTGCGGTTTTGTTTGCAGGTCCTCTGTCCAACTGGTTGCTGGCGATTCTGCTGATGGCCGGGGTGTTCGTGTCTCAGGGGGTTCCCCAGACCGACTTCAGCAAAGCCACCATCCAGAACGTGCTGCCCAATTCGGCAGCAGAAAAAGACGGCTTGAAGTCCGGAGATGTGCTGATTGCCATTGATGGCAAGCCCTTGCCCCAGCAGGAAGTGGTGGACGGTCAACCCCGCATGGGTTACATGAAGCTGCAAGACGCCATCCGCAGCAAAGAACCCAACACCCTGACCTTCCAGAGGGGAGACCGGCAAATTCAGGTCAACCTGACCTTCCAATGGAAGCCCGGTGCCCGTTATGGCGTCGAGTACAGCCCCAAACAGAACATCAAACCGGTTCCCAATTATTTTGCAGCTCTGGGAGAGGCAGTCAACCAGTCCATCCAGATCGTGCCTCAGGCCCTGCAAAGCTTTGCCAGAGGCATCACCCAGACCTTCACTTCACCTCTGGCCCCCAGCAGTGAAGTGGCCGGTCCAGTGGCCAGTGCTCAGGCGGCAGGCACAATGGCCCAGCAGGGAGGCATCTGGGGTGTTTTGACCTTTGCAACTCTGGTCAACATGAGCCTTGCCATCTTCAACCTGATTCCCATTCCCGGTCTGGATGGTGGGCGCATCCTGCTGGTGCTGATTCAGATGATCATGCGTCGTCCGTTGCAGCCCAACCACGAAGCCATGATCAACTTCACGGGTTTTGTGTTCCTGATGGCTTTCATGGTGCTGGTGTTGCTTGGAGACCTTGTGCGGGTGCTGCCTTGACCCTGCAAACGGCTGTGTTACAATCCTCCCAACCGTTCATCCAGCTTTCTGGATCCCTTGCACTCTGGCGATGGTGCTTCTCAATCGCCCGTTCAAACCATGTCTGACTTGACTGTTGTGATTCCTGCCTACAACGAAGAAGCCACCATCATGGATGTGGTGAATGTGGCCAAGCACTTCGCTCCTGTGATCGTGGTTTCAGATGGCTCCACCGACCAGACCGCTGCCCGTGCCAGAGAGGCCGGAGCCACGGTCATTGAACTGAACCCCAATCAGGGCAAAAGTCAGGCTTTCTACGAGGGTGTCAAGGCTGCATCCACCCGTCTGGTGGTCAGTCTGGATGCGGATCTGGTGGGCCTGACCGTGGAACACCTCAAACTGATGTCCGATCCCGTTGTTGCAGGCACCTATGACATGACCATCGGGGTCTTTCAGGGCGGAGGGGTCCTCACCGATTTTGGCAACCGTGCCACCCCTTACCTGAGCGGCCAGAGGGTGTTCCATCGGGATTGGATGCTCTCTGTCCCACGCCTCACCGAGGAACGCTGGCCCGAGCCTGCCATCACCGAGCACCTGAACAAATCTGGCATCCGCTGGGAGTACGTGTCTTTGCCCAAAGTCCGGCAGGTCATGAAAGAACAAAAACGGGGCCTCCTCGAAGGGGTCAAGCACCGGGTGAAGATGTACAAATCCATTCTGGATTTCCAGACCCGCAAAAAATGATGTGAAGGTGTCTGTGTTGTGAAGTTGTCCATGTCCAGCAGGGGAGAAAGCCCCTGCTGGTGTTTTTCCTGATGCAGTCGGATCTGCTTTCTGTTAAAATGAGAACATGTTTACGCCATGGGCGAAAAATGACCCTGAGCCCTCTGGAAAGGACCAAACCCCTTACCCAGCAGCCAGTGTGGCCAACGCCCTGATTGCAGAGGCGGCCCGCCGGGGCAAAGCCCTCACCCACATTGAAATTCAAAAACTGGCCTACATCTGCCACGGTTATGCTCTGGCCCTCAAAAACCGCCCCCTGATTGCCAGCCATGCTTACGCATGGAAATACGGACCCGTTTTTCCCACCCTGTATTCCGAATTGCAGCGCTATGGGGCAGAACCCATCACCGACCTCCTCAGCGAACCTTTGCAACTGGACCCTGAGGCTCTGGAGGTGGTCCGCGCCGTGATGGACGTTTACGGCGAATACGGGGCCTCCAAACTGGTGGAGGT is a genomic window of Deinococcus misasensis DSM 22328 containing:
- a CDS encoding Panacea domain-containing protein gives rise to the protein MFTPWAKNDPEPSGKDQTPYPAASVANALIAEAARRGKALTHIEIQKLAYICHGYALALKNRPLIASHAYAWKYGPVFPTLYSELQRYGAEPITDLLSEPLQLDPEALEVVRAVMDVYGEYGASKLVEVTHQKGTPWHRSWQANHYSVIPNPEIRQHYQSLLSKG
- the dxr gene encoding 1-deoxy-D-xylulose-5-phosphate reductoisomerase, whose amino-acid sequence is MQSLSILGSTGSIGTQSLEVARRRGYQVQGLAAGKNLALLTEQVREFRPQMVSVDETVLQEARALLLEIHPEIQVVTDPCEVAALPSEVVVGAIPGLAGLAPTRVALERGAAVALANKESMVVAGPLMWELVQQSGGRITPVDSEHSALYQCLVGEKLSEVHELIITASGGPFRTGPEDLSTVTPQMALKHPTWAMGAKVTIDSSTLMNKGLEVLEAHYLYGLSLDRVGVLVHPQSVIHALVRFQDGNLKAHLGPPNMELPIQYGIDGAPNGMQFAGDVHAAPRHPAPFTDYPLARTLELFEPDHQRFPCLGLAYGAGRAGGVAPVALNAADEIAVEAFLQDRIRYTDIARVIEQVLQECPSHTLSWDSIFEADLWARTRAKEILWA
- a CDS encoding glycosyltransferase family 2 protein, whose amino-acid sequence is MSDLTVVIPAYNEEATIMDVVNVAKHFAPVIVVSDGSTDQTAARAREAGATVIELNPNQGKSQAFYEGVKAASTRLVVSLDADLVGLTVEHLKLMSDPVVAGTYDMTIGVFQGGGVLTDFGNRATPYLSGQRVFHRDWMLSVPRLTEERWPEPAITEHLNKSGIRWEYVSLPKVRQVMKEQKRGLLEGVKHRVKMYKSILDFQTRKK
- a CDS encoding M50 family metallopeptidase, with protein sequence MGLIIWLLVIQIAVIIHEGAHYLVARMQGARVSAFSVGMGPVLYSFKAKGTDWRLSALPIGGYVMIDDLGPESLDGQQKARLTPLGKIAVLFAGPLSNWLLAILLMAGVFVSQGVPQTDFSKATIQNVLPNSAAEKDGLKSGDVLIAIDGKPLPQQEVVDGQPRMGYMKLQDAIRSKEPNTLTFQRGDRQIQVNLTFQWKPGARYGVEYSPKQNIKPVPNYFAALGEAVNQSIQIVPQALQSFARGITQTFTSPLAPSSEVAGPVASAQAAGTMAQQGGIWGVLTFATLVNMSLAIFNLIPIPGLDGGRILLVLIQMIMRRPLQPNHEAMINFTGFVFLMAFMVLVLLGDLVRVLP